A section of the Microbulbifer pacificus genome encodes:
- a CDS encoding glycoside hydrolase family 16 protein: MSTNLFRTSVFSLAMAATACGGGGGANDDGDVGGPIDPPQNERPARCIEDALNSGYCLVWADEFSGSAIDAEKWSHEKNCTGGGNNEAQCYVDAADNSWVADDVLHIKAIREDATGPNLVDDDPNYDPDDVSGSGTYTSARLRTKGLGDWKFGRFEMRAKLPQGQGTWPAFWMLPSDWVYGGWPLSGEIDILEAVNLKVGGEDHVHGTLHFGDSWPGNKYSGERYQLPGGLNPADDFHTYAVEWEEGEIRWYVDGDHYATQTSAGWYTTAALGNSNAPFDQSFHLILNLAVGGNWSANVNDGGIDEGAFPQEMQVDYVRVYQCTEDFDTGKGCGTTDGDFVHNPGVAPPQAPDAEGDELSVFDGAAQAPYQWYTWTASGTVDFQVVDAGGDYGDVGQITYNTNQGIGYFQSAAAYDLSAYTYIEFDLQVLVEPAVAGSASLTFRADCGHPCSSGDYPLDMPALDQWTHFQIPMMELAAGGLNTASVNTPFVLSPAWDNQMGAVLQVDNVRLVK; this comes from the coding sequence ATGTCCACAAATCTGTTTCGCACTTCTGTATTCAGTTTGGCAATGGCCGCGACCGCCTGTGGCGGGGGCGGTGGCGCCAATGACGATGGGGATGTCGGCGGGCCGATTGACCCGCCGCAGAACGAGCGCCCCGCGCGCTGTATCGAAGACGCACTCAACTCCGGTTACTGCCTGGTGTGGGCGGATGAATTTTCCGGTTCTGCCATCGATGCCGAAAAGTGGTCGCATGAGAAAAACTGCACCGGCGGCGGCAATAACGAGGCGCAGTGCTATGTGGACGCGGCGGACAATTCCTGGGTCGCGGACGATGTGCTGCACATCAAGGCGATCCGCGAGGATGCCACCGGCCCGAACCTGGTGGACGACGATCCCAATTACGATCCCGACGATGTGTCTGGCAGCGGCACTTACACGTCCGCGCGGCTGCGCACCAAGGGGCTCGGCGACTGGAAATTCGGCCGCTTTGAAATGCGCGCAAAACTGCCCCAGGGGCAGGGAACCTGGCCGGCGTTCTGGATGCTGCCGAGCGACTGGGTTTACGGCGGTTGGCCACTGTCCGGGGAGATCGACATTCTCGAGGCGGTCAACCTCAAGGTCGGTGGCGAGGACCATGTGCACGGCACCCTGCATTTCGGTGATTCTTGGCCGGGCAACAAATACAGCGGCGAGCGCTACCAGCTTCCCGGTGGCCTGAACCCGGCGGACGATTTCCACACTTACGCGGTGGAGTGGGAGGAAGGGGAGATCCGCTGGTATGTGGACGGTGACCACTACGCCACCCAAACCAGTGCCGGCTGGTACACCACCGCGGCACTGGGCAATAGCAACGCGCCGTTTGACCAGAGTTTTCACCTGATTTTAAACCTGGCGGTGGGGGGCAACTGGTCCGCCAATGTGAATGACGGCGGCATCGATGAAGGTGCCTTCCCGCAGGAAATGCAGGTGGACTATGTGCGCGTGTATCAGTGCACCGAGGATTTCGACACCGGCAAGGGGTGCGGCACAACCGATGGTGATTTTGTGCACAACCCGGGTGTCGCCCCGCCGCAGGCACCGGACGCCGAGGGCGACGAACTGTCGGTATTCGATGGTGCCGCCCAGGCCCCGTACCAGTGGTACACATGGACCGCTTCCGGCACCGTGGATTTTCAGGTGGTGGACGCCGGCGGTGACTACGGTGACGTTGGGCAGATCACCTACAACACCAATCAGGGGATCGGCTATTTCCAGTCCGCCGCGGCATATGATCTGAGTGCTTACACGTATATCGAATTCGACCTGCAGGTTCTGGTGGAACCCGCAGTTGCCGGCAGTGCGTCACTGACCTTCCGCGCCGACTGTGGGCACCCGTGTTCTTCCGGCGACTACCCGCTGGACATGCCCGCGCTGGACCAGTGGACCCATTTCCAGATTCCGATGATGGAACTGGCCGCGGGTGGCCTCAACACCGCGAGCGTGAATACGCCGTTTGTTCTTTCGCCGGCCTGGGATAACCAGATGGGGGCGGTGCTGCAGGTGGACAATGTGAGACTGGTCAAATAA
- a CDS encoding TonB-dependent receptor: MNRKTGFKKNSIAVAIAALAGVSGAAYAQSEQDAALEEVVVLGIRGSLEKSMDMKRDAQGVVDGISAEDIGKMPDTNLAESLQRITGVSIDRQNGEGSKVTVRGFGPDYNVVTLNGRYMPAANIEGTSASASRSFDFANLAAESVSAVEVYKTGQANLATGGIGSVINIRTARPLEMDDLVLNLSAKTTNDTSNKQGDTWTPDVSGIFSTKFADDTVGVAFTGSYSKRDSGYSKAETGPGWYTIPGGQGDWGSIAPDSTSFENAPQEGDIYAVPRGIGYTFGEVQRERTNAQVTLQWEPQDNFQATLDYTYAEQDVEQQYNSMGAWFNGVPVSGSFTEGSGNGSVVAPIEYTDATGSDVTFNAGDWGTVNKNDSVGLNLVWNPTDDLTLRFDYHNSTAENGSKDGRGSNNNIAGVQFNRAGTTVNYGYDLPAATFEFIDGQGFDPAQMLTSGTSFRNSYMKHDIEQARFDGTFDLDFGAVKSIDFGLAYLESSNRSAYAVAERGTWGGYGTPDDYDDALFVQKSMADALDQFGSADSAEMTPYYYASDFQGMLDAISAIAQANGETISPCGTVLCVDDNFTTDRIAVEEQQAAYTQVNLAWEDLPMPMGLAVGLRYEETNVDAQALVPQYDYIEWVSDNEFDAHESGVGYSEQQGAYSNLLPNIDFNISLTEDVVARASWSKTITRPGYADIQGGQTINPRVRINGGTASRGNPDLKPFESTNFDLSFEWYYGEGSYVSAGYYKKDVDNFIGTDSFIETTFGLAHPAKGPRYDDAVAALGAGATSAEILAYMQEQYGTVIGSEAEGDALAEFTVLAPVNAKNAKIDGFEFAVQHMFGDSGFGGIINFTTVNGDIAYDNFNTNKGEGVENQFALLGLSDSFNVIGFYDRDGLQARLAYNWRDDFLNSTFDGNGERNPVYTEAYGQLDANVSYDVQDNLTVFAEGINLTSETQRLYGRHENMVIGAIQSGARYNLGVRYSF, translated from the coding sequence ATGAACAGAAAGACCGGATTCAAGAAGAATTCCATAGCGGTGGCGATCGCCGCCCTGGCCGGTGTCAGTGGCGCCGCCTATGCACAGAGCGAACAGGATGCAGCACTGGAAGAAGTGGTGGTGCTGGGTATCCGTGGTAGTCTCGAAAAATCCATGGATATGAAGCGCGACGCGCAGGGTGTTGTCGACGGGATCTCTGCCGAAGATATCGGCAAAATGCCCGATACCAACCTGGCCGAATCACTCCAGCGTATCACCGGTGTTTCCATTGACCGCCAGAACGGTGAGGGCAGCAAAGTCACCGTGCGTGGCTTTGGCCCAGACTACAACGTAGTAACGTTGAATGGTCGCTATATGCCGGCGGCCAATATCGAAGGGACCAGCGCTTCCGCTTCCCGCTCTTTTGATTTCGCGAACCTGGCGGCGGAAAGCGTCAGTGCCGTAGAAGTTTACAAAACTGGACAGGCCAATCTCGCCACCGGCGGTATCGGATCTGTTATCAATATTCGCACCGCCCGTCCGCTCGAAATGGACGATCTGGTACTGAACCTCAGCGCCAAGACCACCAATGACACCTCCAACAAGCAGGGTGACACCTGGACACCGGATGTGTCCGGTATCTTCAGCACCAAGTTTGCCGACGACACTGTGGGTGTGGCGTTTACCGGCTCCTACTCCAAGCGCGATAGCGGGTACTCCAAAGCGGAAACCGGTCCGGGTTGGTACACCATTCCCGGTGGCCAGGGTGACTGGGGATCCATCGCACCGGATAGCACCAGCTTTGAAAATGCGCCGCAGGAAGGTGACATCTATGCCGTTCCCCGTGGCATCGGTTACACCTTTGGTGAGGTGCAGCGCGAGCGCACGAATGCGCAAGTGACCCTGCAGTGGGAGCCGCAGGACAACTTCCAGGCCACCCTTGATTACACCTATGCAGAGCAGGACGTAGAGCAGCAGTACAACTCTATGGGCGCCTGGTTCAATGGCGTGCCGGTTTCCGGCTCCTTTACCGAAGGTTCCGGTAATGGCAGCGTGGTGGCACCGATTGAATACACCGATGCCACCGGCTCTGACGTGACGTTCAATGCGGGTGACTGGGGCACGGTAAATAAAAACGACTCTGTCGGCCTGAATCTGGTTTGGAACCCGACCGATGACCTGACCCTGAGATTTGACTATCACAATTCCACCGCCGAGAACGGTTCAAAGGATGGCCGCGGTAGCAACAACAATATCGCAGGGGTGCAGTTCAACCGGGCTGGGACAACGGTAAATTACGGCTACGACCTGCCGGCAGCCACTTTTGAATTTATCGATGGCCAGGGCTTTGACCCTGCACAAATGCTGACCTCCGGTACCAGCTTCCGCAACAGCTATATGAAGCATGACATCGAGCAGGCAAGGTTCGATGGAACGTTTGATCTGGACTTTGGCGCGGTCAAGAGCATCGATTTCGGCCTGGCCTACCTCGAGTCCAGCAACCGCTCCGCATATGCGGTGGCTGAGCGCGGTACCTGGGGTGGATACGGAACGCCAGACGATTATGACGATGCTCTGTTTGTACAAAAGAGCATGGCGGATGCATTGGATCAGTTCGGCAGTGCAGATAGCGCTGAAATGACTCCCTATTACTATGCCTCTGATTTCCAGGGCATGCTGGATGCGATTTCCGCCATTGCCCAGGCCAATGGCGAGACAATCAGTCCCTGCGGCACCGTACTGTGTGTGGACGACAACTTCACCACCGACCGCATCGCCGTTGAAGAGCAGCAGGCCGCGTATACCCAGGTGAATCTGGCATGGGAAGACCTGCCGATGCCGATGGGTCTTGCGGTTGGCTTGCGCTACGAGGAAACCAATGTCGATGCTCAGGCACTAGTGCCGCAGTACGATTACATTGAATGGGTGTCAGATAACGAGTTTGACGCGCATGAAAGTGGTGTTGGCTACAGCGAGCAACAGGGTGCATACAGCAACCTGCTGCCGAATATCGACTTCAATATTTCCCTGACTGAAGATGTTGTTGCGCGCGCATCGTGGAGCAAAACGATTACCCGCCCGGGATATGCTGATATTCAGGGGGGCCAGACAATCAATCCGCGTGTGCGTATTAATGGCGGTACGGCCTCTCGTGGCAACCCGGATTTGAAACCGTTCGAATCTACCAACTTTGATTTGTCCTTTGAGTGGTACTACGGCGAAGGTAGTTATGTATCTGCCGGCTACTACAAAAAGGATGTAGATAATTTCATCGGTACGGATTCCTTCATCGAAACCACTTTCGGTCTGGCACACCCGGCGAAAGGTCCCCGCTACGACGATGCCGTTGCTGCACTGGGTGCAGGTGCTACCTCTGCGGAAATCCTCGCTTACATGCAGGAGCAGTATGGCACTGTTATCGGTTCGGAAGCTGAAGGTGATGCGCTGGCCGAATTCACCGTACTGGCTCCTGTGAATGCCAAGAATGCCAAAATCGATGGTTTCGAATTCGCCGTGCAGCACATGTTTGGCGATTCCGGTTTTGGTGGCATCATCAACTTCACCACCGTCAACGGAGATATTGCGTACGACAATTTCAATACCAACAAAGGCGAAGGTGTTGAAAACCAGTTTGCGCTGCTCGGTCTGAGTGATTCCTTTAACGTCATTGGTTTCTATGACCGTGATGGACTGCAGGCGCGTCTTGCTTACAACTGGCGCGATGATTTCTTGAATAGTACTTTCGATGGCAACGGCGAGCGTAACCCGGTATATACCGAAGCTTACGGCCAGCTGGACGCCAACGTAAGTTATGATGTTCAGGATAATCTGACGGTATTCGCTGAGGGGATCAACCTGACCAGTGAAACTCAGCGCTTGTACGGTCGTCATGAAAACATGGTGATTGGGGCTATTCAGTCCGGTGCCCGGTATAATCTTGGTGTGCGTTACAGTTTCTAA
- a CDS encoding tryptophan halogenase family protein — protein MNPAPFSILILGGGAAGWLTAAILAAEHGRASGGQCDIVVVESPGIPTVGVGEGTWPSMRETLRRIGLEEKQLFTDCEASFKQGSLFVGWRTPAEEDAYYHPFSLPHGYFEQDLAHHSADRSADRKYAYAVSPQPTICDANLAPKQLQTPEYAGVLNYGYHFDAVKFGVCLRDHCTSRLGVTYLPAEVTEVELACDGSIAALKTDAGERLAADLFIDCSGARGLLIDKYLKVPFIDQSSVLFNDRAMAVQIPYDSPDAPIASVTRSTARSHGWIWDIGLPTRRGMGYVYSSRFSDAETVRRNFDEFLRPYLSENQLADLQVRELEFFPGYRSEMWKSNCVAVGMSAGFIEPLEASALALIEHAAGIIRDLLPARVEHMAFSAKRYNRQMLRHWSDIIDFLKLHYVLSQRSDSEYWTEHRDAASIPESLQENLELWRHRSPAKQDFPLAQALFPAASYRYVLNGMGYGCDWARAPRKDRDDNRASVLQEEVKKQAEMYRRGLVGNRQLISQLIAGR, from the coding sequence ATGAATCCGGCTCCGTTTTCCATTTTAATTCTTGGCGGCGGTGCCGCCGGGTGGCTTACCGCAGCGATTTTGGCGGCCGAGCACGGGCGTGCGAGCGGTGGGCAATGCGATATCGTGGTCGTGGAATCTCCCGGTATTCCGACCGTGGGGGTCGGTGAGGGGACCTGGCCATCGATGCGGGAAACACTTCGCCGCATCGGTCTCGAAGAAAAGCAGTTGTTTACTGACTGCGAAGCTTCGTTTAAGCAGGGCTCATTGTTTGTGGGGTGGCGCACACCAGCAGAAGAGGACGCCTACTACCATCCATTCTCCCTTCCACATGGTTATTTCGAGCAGGATTTGGCTCACCACAGCGCCGACCGAAGCGCCGACAGAAAATACGCCTATGCGGTAAGTCCACAGCCGACTATCTGCGACGCCAATCTCGCTCCCAAACAATTACAAACACCGGAATACGCTGGAGTCTTGAATTACGGCTATCACTTTGATGCCGTCAAATTTGGTGTTTGTCTGCGCGACCACTGTACCAGTCGACTGGGTGTGACCTATTTGCCGGCCGAAGTTACAGAAGTCGAGCTTGCTTGCGATGGAAGTATCGCAGCCTTGAAAACAGATGCCGGCGAGCGCTTGGCCGCCGATCTGTTTATCGACTGCTCCGGGGCCCGGGGATTGCTCATCGATAAATATCTGAAAGTTCCATTCATTGATCAATCTTCCGTTCTATTCAATGATCGTGCGATGGCTGTACAAATTCCCTATGACTCACCGGATGCACCGATTGCTTCGGTAACACGTTCTACAGCACGTTCTCACGGATGGATATGGGATATCGGACTGCCCACCCGTCGTGGTATGGGGTATGTCTATTCAAGTCGGTTCTCTGATGCCGAGACGGTAAGGCGGAATTTTGATGAGTTTTTGCGGCCATATTTGAGTGAAAACCAGTTGGCAGATCTGCAGGTGCGCGAGCTCGAGTTTTTCCCAGGGTATCGCTCGGAAATGTGGAAATCGAACTGCGTGGCAGTGGGGATGTCTGCAGGTTTTATCGAACCGTTAGAGGCATCCGCGCTGGCGCTGATCGAACATGCTGCAGGAATTATTCGCGACCTCCTGCCTGCGCGTGTTGAACACATGGCTTTTTCTGCGAAGCGTTACAATCGCCAGATGCTCCGCCACTGGAGCGATATTATTGATTTTCTCAAATTGCACTATGTACTGTCGCAGCGCTCGGATTCCGAATACTGGACTGAACACCGGGATGCAGCAAGTATTCCCGAGTCCCTACAGGAAAATCTTGAACTATGGCGCCATCGGTCGCCGGCAAAACAGGATTTCCCACTGGCTCAGGCCCTTTTTCCCGCGGCCAGTTATCGATATGTGTTGAATGGCATGGGGTATGGGTGTGATTGGGCCCGTGCGCCGCGAAAAGACCGGGACGATAACCGGGCCAGCGTATTGCAAGAAGAAGTTAAAAAGCAGGCGGAAATGTATAGGCGAGGCCTGGTAGGCAATCGGCAACTGATCTCCCAGTTAATTGCCGGCCGCTAG
- a CDS encoding cupin-like domain-containing protein, with the protein MIYPEEIPTVETLNFNESQKISEIIEGRNKPLLIKEAVAHWPIVKASREGKLSDYLAQFDCGRALVVFRAKAETGGRIFYNDSMDGFNFQRASGTLTSTLRALEAGEFADDYCYVGSTPVDHYLPGLRDQNDLGLDATGQLVSLWFGNRTRIAAHFDLPENLACVVSGRRRFTLFPPDQVANLYPGPLDFNPAGQTISMVDFYNPDFAKFPRYREALRSALVAEMEPGDVLYLPSMWWHQVEGLEDINVLINYWWRSTPTWSGLPQDALIHALLSIGGLPDEQRQAWGQLFQHFVVNRGQAKAHIPARCRGILADLDRNTSANVRNLLIDKLQKIT; encoded by the coding sequence ATGATTTATCCAGAAGAAATTCCCACGGTAGAAACCCTCAATTTTAATGAATCCCAGAAAATTTCGGAGATCATCGAAGGGCGAAATAAACCTCTGCTGATTAAAGAAGCCGTTGCTCACTGGCCCATCGTGAAAGCCAGCCGAGAGGGGAAATTGAGCGATTATCTGGCGCAATTTGATTGTGGGCGAGCGCTGGTGGTGTTTCGTGCAAAAGCTGAGACCGGCGGGCGCATTTTTTACAATGATTCGATGGATGGTTTCAATTTCCAGCGTGCCTCGGGAACGCTAACGTCCACCTTGCGGGCCTTGGAAGCGGGCGAATTTGCAGATGATTATTGCTATGTCGGATCGACGCCGGTAGATCACTATCTACCAGGTTTACGAGATCAAAATGACCTGGGTCTTGATGCTACAGGGCAACTTGTTTCGCTGTGGTTTGGAAACCGGACGCGAATTGCTGCGCACTTCGATTTGCCTGAAAACCTCGCCTGTGTAGTATCGGGTCGCCGACGCTTCACCTTGTTTCCTCCAGATCAGGTTGCCAACCTTTACCCGGGACCACTGGATTTTAATCCCGCGGGCCAGACGATCAGCATGGTGGATTTTTATAATCCTGACTTCGCGAAATTTCCCCGCTATAGAGAAGCATTGCGAAGCGCTCTGGTTGCGGAAATGGAGCCTGGCGACGTGCTCTATTTACCGAGTATGTGGTGGCATCAGGTTGAAGGATTGGAAGACATTAATGTCCTTATCAATTACTGGTGGCGATCTACACCAACCTGGTCCGGTTTACCTCAAGATGCTCTGATACATGCGCTGCTTTCCATAGGTGGTTTACCAGACGAGCAACGCCAGGCTTGGGGGCAACTGTTTCAGCATTTTGTGGTAAACCGCGGGCAGGCAAAGGCGCATATACCCGCTCGATGCCGCGGGATCCTGGCAGATCTTGATAGAAATACATCTGCAAATGTCAGAAATTTGCTCATCGACAAGCTGCAAAAAATAACCTGA
- a CDS encoding sugar ABC transporter permease, translating to MKTAIAGIKRAVPSRLARVLRDIFSWRFALLMFASLIVLYPLLWVVSLAFSGQQSLTLVRLADDASVAQQLLALVPLPEQWTLDNFRAVLTEQPFLRWLGNSLVVAFATTLVGLSLSCTAAYAFSRFRFAGRRRGMMLFLISQMFPAVLMLIPLYVIVVQWLGLGNSWLGLILVYSITALPFCVWMLKGYFDTLPYEIEESALLEGASRWTIFTRIILPLARPAIAVTGLFAFMTAWNEFILASIFMDDESLYTVPVGLRFFVSDYASEWGLFAAGSILVSLPVMLLFLTLQRFLVSGLAAGAVKG from the coding sequence ATGAAAACTGCCATCGCCGGGATCAAACGGGCCGTTCCCTCCCGTTTGGCGCGGGTACTGCGGGATATCTTCAGCTGGCGCTTCGCCCTGCTGATGTTCGCGTCCCTGATCGTGCTGTACCCGCTGCTGTGGGTGGTGAGCCTCGCATTTTCCGGCCAGCAGTCGCTGACCCTGGTGCGCTTGGCGGATGATGCCAGCGTCGCCCAGCAGTTACTGGCGCTGGTCCCGCTGCCGGAGCAGTGGACCCTGGACAACTTCCGCGCGGTGCTCACCGAACAGCCGTTCCTGCGCTGGCTGGGCAACAGCCTGGTGGTCGCATTTGCCACCACGCTGGTGGGACTGTCGCTGAGCTGCACCGCCGCCTATGCCTTCTCGCGCTTCCGTTTCGCCGGGCGCAGGCGCGGCATGATGCTGTTCCTGATTTCGCAGATGTTTCCCGCGGTACTGATGCTGATCCCGCTGTACGTGATCGTGGTGCAGTGGCTGGGGCTGGGTAATTCCTGGCTGGGGCTGATCCTGGTCTATTCGATCACTGCGCTGCCGTTCTGCGTGTGGATGCTGAAGGGCTACTTTGACACCCTGCCTTACGAGATCGAGGAGTCGGCGCTACTGGAGGGGGCCAGCCGCTGGACCATCTTCACCCGCATCATCCTGCCGCTGGCGCGCCCGGCCATCGCCGTCACCGGCCTGTTCGCCTTCATGACCGCGTGGAACGAATTTATCCTCGCCTCCATCTTTATGGATGACGAATCCCTTTACACCGTGCCGGTGGGCCTGCGCTTTTTTGTCAGCGACTACGCCTCCGAGTGGGGCCTTTTCGCCGCCGGCTCCATCCTGGTTTCCCTGCCGGTGATGCTGCTGTTCCTGACGCTGCAGCGCTTCCTGGTATCCGGGCTCGCCGCCGGGGCAGTTAAGGGGTAG
- a CDS encoding di-heme oxidoredictase family protein, whose product MRLIPSLRGALLAPAISLISYSTFFSFSIDSQAQQNNLAAGARSIDEAIFWHGGEGQAASNAYQGLASSQKQDLLNFLNSL is encoded by the coding sequence ATGCGTCTGATTCCTTCTTTGCGGGGAGCCCTGCTGGCGCCCGCCATTTCCCTAATATCTTACTCGACATTTTTTTCATTCAGTATCGATTCTCAAGCACAACAAAATAATCTTGCCGCGGGCGCGCGCTCCATTGATGAAGCTATTTTCTGGCACGGAGGTGAAGGGCAGGCCGCAAGTAATGCCTATCAGGGCCTGGCTTCGTCGCAGAAGCAGGACCTGCTGAATTTCCTCAACTCACTGTAA
- a CDS encoding tryptophan halogenase family protein: MNKAVKRVVIAGGGTAGWMTAAALSKLMGSDLEITLVESEQIGTVGVGEATIPTLVFFHRLLGIDEAEFLAATQGTYKLGIRFENWRDIGKDYTHAFGVTGRDCWACGFQHFWLRARDMGFAGDFGEYCLERRAAESEKFSRLPNNGLNYAFHFDASLYARFLRKFSEVYGAKRVEGKIEQVLLHPETGHIRSLRLNGGREIEGDFFIDCTGMQALLIEKTLHAGFESWSHWLPCDSAVAVQTEAVAPPVPYTRSIARESAWQWRIPLQHRVGNGIVFASSYQSDDSARQQLMGNITGQALTEPKLIKFQTGRRRKQWHKNCLAVGLSSGFLEPLESTSIHLIQQNIVRFLRLFPDQGISPVAIDEFNREAEVDVQRIRDFIILHYKVTERTDTEFWRYCRNMSIPDTLARKIDLFTETGHVNRDGNELFVDSWQQVMFGQGLMPKRYHLLVDVMPEDELRNFIAQIKHSVDSSLSKLKGHNEYLAEMLMRTKVSTVR, encoded by the coding sequence ATGAATAAAGCGGTAAAAAGAGTTGTTATTGCAGGTGGCGGAACTGCAGGGTGGATGACGGCCGCGGCACTTTCCAAGTTGATGGGTAGTGACCTGGAGATCACGCTGGTTGAGTCTGAGCAAATTGGCACGGTGGGAGTTGGAGAAGCCACTATCCCAACGCTTGTCTTTTTTCACCGGTTGTTGGGAATTGATGAGGCGGAATTCCTGGCTGCGACCCAGGGTACCTACAAGTTGGGTATTCGGTTTGAAAATTGGCGTGACATCGGTAAAGACTATACTCACGCGTTTGGTGTAACGGGTAGAGACTGCTGGGCTTGTGGATTCCAGCATTTCTGGCTGCGCGCACGAGATATGGGGTTTGCTGGCGATTTTGGCGAATACTGTCTTGAACGGCGGGCGGCGGAGTCAGAAAAATTTTCGCGTTTGCCAAATAATGGATTGAATTACGCGTTTCATTTTGATGCCAGTCTCTACGCAAGGTTCTTAAGGAAATTTAGTGAGGTTTATGGAGCAAAACGCGTCGAGGGGAAAATCGAGCAGGTGCTTCTTCACCCGGAAACGGGCCATATCCGTTCGTTAAGGCTCAATGGCGGTCGTGAAATCGAGGGGGATTTTTTCATTGACTGTACCGGCATGCAGGCACTGTTGATTGAAAAGACCCTGCACGCCGGATTTGAGTCCTGGTCGCACTGGTTGCCGTGTGATAGTGCCGTGGCGGTACAGACCGAAGCGGTTGCGCCTCCGGTGCCCTACACGAGATCCATAGCCCGGGAAAGTGCGTGGCAATGGCGGATACCACTACAACACCGTGTGGGCAATGGAATTGTTTTTGCGAGTAGCTATCAGAGTGATGATTCTGCTCGACAGCAATTGATGGGGAATATAACCGGGCAAGCCCTGACGGAACCCAAATTAATTAAATTCCAAACGGGGCGTCGGCGCAAGCAGTGGCATAAAAACTGTTTGGCTGTTGGTTTATCCAGCGGCTTTCTTGAGCCGCTGGAATCTACCAGTATCCATCTTATTCAGCAGAATATTGTCCGCTTTCTCAGGCTTTTTCCTGATCAGGGAATCAGTCCGGTTGCAATTGATGAATTCAATCGGGAAGCAGAGGTTGATGTACAGCGAATTCGCGATTTCATCATTTTACATTACAAAGTCACCGAACGAACGGATACTGAATTTTGGCGCTATTGCCGAAATATGAGTATTCCCGACACCCTGGCAAGGAAGATTGATCTGTTTACGGAAACCGGGCACGTGAACCGTGATGGCAATGAGCTGTTTGTGGACTCATGGCAGCAGGTTATGTTTGGGCAAGGGCTGATGCCAAAAAGGTATCATCTGCTGGTGGATGTTATGCCTGAAGACGAACTCAGAAACTTTATTGCGCAGATAAAACACAGTGTCGACAGCTCCCTTTCTAAATTGAAGGGACACAATGAATATCTCGCAGAGATGCTAATGCGCACAAAGGTTTCTACCGTGCGCTGA